One Fibrobacter sp. UWH4 DNA window includes the following coding sequences:
- a CDS encoding electron transfer flavoprotein subunit beta/FixA family protein: protein MSLKIVVLAKQVPDTRNVGPDAMTEQGTINRAALPAVFNPEDLNALEQALRLKDQFPGSTISVLTMGLPKSAEVVREALYRGADEGFVVTDRPLGGADTLATSYTLAQAVKKIGDYDIILGGRQAIDGDTAQVGPQIAEKLGLTQVTYAEEILSLDEKARKVVIRRHIDGGVETVEAPLPLVVTVNGSAAPCRPRNAKRLMKFKNATVVAERKPEDAEKYEALIAKKPYLNIPQWGAADIDADPAQIGKAGSPTNVKAVKNIVFKAKESRTLTASDADVEGLIKELLDGKIIG from the coding sequence ATGAGTCTTAAAATCGTTGTGCTTGCTAAGCAAGTACCTGATACACGAAACGTGGGCCCCGATGCCATGACGGAGCAGGGAACCATCAATCGTGCCGCATTGCCCGCGGTCTTCAACCCCGAAGACCTGAACGCCCTGGAGCAAGCCCTTCGTTTGAAGGACCAGTTCCCGGGTTCCACCATTTCCGTGCTGACGATGGGTCTCCCGAAGTCTGCCGAAGTCGTCCGCGAAGCATTGTACCGCGGTGCCGATGAAGGTTTCGTGGTGACGGACCGCCCGCTCGGTGGTGCTGACACTCTCGCCACGAGCTACACGCTCGCCCAGGCCGTCAAGAAGATTGGCGACTACGACATTATCCTCGGTGGCCGCCAGGCTATCGACGGCGATACCGCACAGGTCGGTCCGCAGATTGCAGAAAAGCTCGGCCTTACCCAGGTGACCTACGCCGAAGAAATTCTCTCCCTCGACGAAAAGGCCCGTAAGGTCGTGATCCGCCGCCACATCGACGGTGGTGTGGAAACGGTGGAAGCACCGCTCCCGCTGGTCGTGACCGTGAACGGAAGTGCGGCCCCGTGCCGTCCGCGCAACGCAAAGCGCCTCATGAAGTTCAAGAACGCGACGGTGGTTGCCGAACGCAAGCCGGAAGATGCCGAAAAGTACGAAGCCCTCATCGCGAAGAAACCCTACCTGAACATTCCGCAGTGGGGTGCCGCCGACATCGACGCAGACCCTGCCCAGATCGGTAAGGCCGGTTCTCCGACGAACGTGAAGGCCGTCAAGAACATCGTGTTCAAGGCGAAGGAAAGCCGCACGCTCACCGCAAGCGACGCCGACGTCGAAGGACTTATCAAGGAACTTTTAGACGGGAAGATTATTGGCTAG
- a CDS encoding electron transfer flavoprotein subunit alpha/FixB family protein, which translates to MNNVFVYCEIEGTTVVDVSLELLSKGRKLANTLGVQLECICAGKGLDGIEKQVFPYGVDKVHVFDAEGLFPYTTNPHASLVVNLFKEEQPQICLLGATVIGRDLGPRISSAMHSGLTADCTELEIDSFEMSIGGVKKFYENQLCQIRPAFGGNIVATIVNPEHRPQMATVREGVMKKEIVDPNYKGEVIKHDVAKYVPETEYVVKVLERHVEKAKHNLKGAPIVVAGGYGMGSKENFDMLFELAKELHAEVGASRAAIDAGFADHDRQIGQTGVTVRPKVYIACGISGQIQHLAGMQDSGIIISVNSDPDAPINAIADYVINGTVEEVIPKMIKYYKANNK; encoded by the coding sequence ATGAATAACGTATTTGTATATTGCGAAATTGAGGGCACGACCGTTGTCGATGTTTCCCTCGAACTTTTGTCCAAGGGCCGCAAGCTCGCCAACACGCTCGGCGTTCAGCTCGAATGCATCTGCGCAGGCAAGGGCCTCGACGGAATTGAAAAGCAGGTGTTCCCCTACGGTGTCGATAAGGTCCACGTGTTTGATGCCGAAGGGCTCTTCCCCTACACCACCAACCCGCACGCGTCTCTCGTGGTGAACCTCTTCAAGGAAGAGCAGCCGCAGATTTGCCTGCTCGGTGCAACGGTGATTGGCCGTGACCTCGGCCCGCGCATTTCCAGCGCCATGCACAGCGGCCTTACCGCCGACTGTACCGAACTCGAAATCGACAGCTTCGAAATGAGCATCGGTGGCGTGAAGAAGTTCTACGAAAACCAGCTCTGCCAGATTCGCCCGGCGTTCGGCGGCAACATCGTTGCTACCATCGTGAACCCAGAACACCGCCCGCAGATGGCGACGGTGCGCGAAGGCGTGATGAAGAAGGAAATCGTGGACCCGAACTACAAGGGCGAAGTCATCAAGCACGACGTGGCCAAGTACGTGCCGGAAACGGAATACGTGGTCAAGGTGCTCGAACGCCATGTGGAAAAGGCCAAGCACAACCTCAAGGGTGCACCCATCGTGGTGGCCGGTGGTTACGGCATGGGCTCCAAGGAAAACTTCGACATGCTGTTCGAACTGGCGAAGGAACTCCACGCCGAAGTGGGCGCAAGCCGTGCCGCTATCGACGCGGGCTTTGCCGATCATGACCGCCAGATTGGCCAGACCGGCGTGACGGTCCGCCCGAAGGTGTATATCGCCTGCGGTATCTCCGGCCAGATTCAGCACCTCGCCGGCATGCAAGATTCAGGAATCATCATCTCCGTGAACTCCGACCCCGACGCCCCGATCAACGCTATCGCTGACTACGTGATCAACGGCACCGTCGAAGAGGTCATCCCGAAGATGATCAAGTATTACAAGGCAAACAACAAGTAG
- a CDS encoding acyl-CoA dehydrogenase family protein — protein sequence MANFYTDHPEIKFNLESSPLMQRIVELKENGYADKDSFDYAPEDYADAIDSYNRVLEVAGDITANTIFPNSEDVDAEGPHCEDGRVRYASKTYENLEATRKAGLNGVTMPRRFGGLNFPITAYTAINEMIASADAGFENIWSLQDCIETLYEFGDEDQRSRFIPRVCAGETMSMDLTEPDAGSDLQRVMLKATYSEEDKCWYLNGVKRFITNGDSDIHLVLARSEEGTHDGRGLSMFIYDKRDGGVNVRRIENKLGIHGSPTCELVYKNAKAELCGRRKFGLIKYVMALMNGARLGIAAQSVGISQMAYNEALAYAKDRKQFGQAIVNFPAVYEMISNIKARLDAGRALLYQTARYVDIYKGLEDIERTRKLTDEEKAELKLYQKLASACTPLAKGMNSEYANLNAYDSIQVHGGSGYMLEYACQRLYRDARITSIYEGTTQLQTVAALPHITTGTYSQMLEELEAGEVAAEYESLKARAKAMDAKFNEAIEVVKAANNNEFTDLCSRHLYELAANCVMSQLLLRDATKAPELFEKSMKVYLNLAEAEVAKHYNFVKSVDVDSMESYRK from the coding sequence ATGGCGAATTTTTACACAGACCATCCAGAGATTAAGTTCAACCTTGAAAGTTCTCCTTTGATGCAGCGCATCGTGGAGCTCAAGGAAAACGGCTACGCCGACAAGGACAGCTTTGACTATGCGCCGGAAGACTACGCCGACGCGATAGACAGCTACAACCGCGTGCTCGAAGTCGCTGGCGACATCACCGCGAACACCATCTTCCCGAACTCCGAAGACGTGGACGCCGAAGGCCCCCACTGCGAAGACGGCCGCGTGCGCTACGCAAGCAAGACCTACGAGAACCTGGAAGCCACCCGCAAGGCTGGCCTCAATGGCGTGACCATGCCGCGCCGCTTCGGCGGCCTCAACTTCCCGATTACCGCCTACACGGCCATCAACGAAATGATCGCCTCTGCAGACGCCGGTTTCGAGAATATCTGGTCCCTCCAGGACTGCATCGAGACCTTGTACGAATTCGGCGACGAAGACCAGCGTTCCCGCTTTATCCCGCGCGTGTGCGCCGGCGAGACGATGTCCATGGACCTGACCGAACCCGATGCCGGTTCCGACCTGCAGCGCGTGATGCTCAAGGCCACCTACAGCGAAGAAGACAAGTGCTGGTACCTGAACGGCGTGAAGCGCTTCATCACCAACGGCGACTCCGACATCCACCTGGTGCTCGCCCGCTCCGAAGAAGGCACCCACGACGGCCGCGGCCTTTCGATGTTCATCTACGACAAGCGCGACGGTGGCGTGAACGTGCGCCGCATCGAGAACAAGCTCGGCATCCACGGAAGCCCGACTTGCGAACTTGTCTATAAGAACGCAAAGGCGGAACTCTGTGGCCGCCGCAAGTTCGGCCTCATCAAGTACGTGATGGCCCTCATGAACGGCGCCCGCCTGGGCATCGCCGCACAGTCCGTGGGCATCAGCCAGATGGCATACAACGAAGCTCTCGCCTACGCCAAGGACCGCAAGCAGTTCGGCCAGGCCATCGTGAACTTCCCGGCCGTCTATGAAATGATTTCCAACATCAAGGCTCGCCTCGACGCAGGCCGCGCACTCCTGTACCAGACAGCCCGCTATGTAGATATCTACAAGGGCCTCGAGGACATCGAGCGCACCCGTAAGCTCACCGACGAGGAGAAGGCTGAACTCAAGCTCTACCAGAAGCTCGCCTCTGCTTGCACGCCGCTCGCGAAGGGCATGAACTCCGAATACGCGAACCTGAACGCCTACGACAGCATCCAGGTGCATGGCGGTTCCGGCTACATGCTCGAATACGCCTGCCAGCGCCTCTACCGCGACGCTCGTATTACTTCGATTTACGAAGGCACTACGCAGCTGCAGACCGTGGCCGCGCTCCCGCACATCACCACCGGCACCTACAGCCAGATGCTCGAGGAACTGGAAGCGGGCGAAGTGGCCGCCGAATACGAGAGCCTCAAGGCCCGCGCTAAGGCCATGGACGCGAAGTTCAACGAAGCCATCGAAGTTGTGAAGGCAGCAAACAACAACGAGTTCACCGACCTTTGCAGCCGTCACCTCTACGAACTCGCAGCCAACTGCGTGATGAGCCAGCTGCTCCTCCGCGACGCCACCAAGGCACCCGAACTGTTCGAAAAGAGCATGAAGGTGTACCTGAACCTCGCCGAAGCCGAAGTCGCGAAGCACTACAACTTCGTGAAGAGCGTGGATGTGGACAGCATGGAGAGCTACCGCAAGTAG